In one window of Nocardioides panacisoli DNA:
- the egtD gene encoding L-histidine N(alpha)-methyltransferase, with translation MPDTQIEVLLEPGDLREALEHDARTGLTAAQKWLPPKYFYDARGSEIFEEITRLPEYYPTRTEAALLRAHATDIGHAAGADTLLELGSGSSEKTRLLLDALAGDGALTAYVPVDVSASALEEAVAALGADYPGLRVHGAVADFDRHLADLPEPGHRLVALLGGTIGNHDRAGRHQFLTDLASGMKPGEALLLGLDLVKDPARLVAAYDDAAGVTADFNRNALRVLNRELAADFDVAAFTHVAVWNEVDERIEMRLRAQREMTVHLSALDLTVGFERGEELLTEYSCKFRRDGVHEELAEAGFVLEQWWTDPDEDFALVLARR, from the coding sequence GTGCCCGACACCCAGATCGAGGTGCTCCTCGAGCCGGGCGACCTGCGCGAGGCCCTCGAGCACGACGCGCGCACCGGGCTGACCGCGGCACAGAAGTGGCTGCCGCCGAAGTACTTCTACGACGCCCGGGGCAGCGAGATCTTCGAGGAGATCACCCGGCTGCCGGAGTACTACCCCACCCGCACCGAGGCAGCGCTACTGCGCGCCCACGCCACCGACATCGGCCACGCGGCCGGGGCCGACACACTGCTCGAACTCGGGTCGGGGTCGAGCGAGAAGACCCGTCTGCTGCTCGACGCACTGGCCGGTGACGGGGCGCTCACGGCCTACGTGCCGGTCGACGTCAGCGCCAGCGCGCTGGAGGAGGCCGTGGCCGCCCTGGGCGCGGACTACCCCGGCCTCCGGGTGCACGGCGCGGTCGCGGACTTCGACCGTCACCTCGCCGACCTGCCGGAGCCGGGCCACCGCCTCGTCGCGCTGCTCGGGGGCACGATCGGCAACCACGACCGTGCCGGGCGGCACCAGTTCCTGACCGACCTCGCGTCGGGCATGAAACCGGGCGAGGCGCTCCTGCTGGGCCTGGACCTGGTCAAGGATCCCGCCCGCCTCGTGGCGGCGTACGACGACGCCGCGGGTGTCACCGCGGACTTCAACCGCAACGCGCTGCGGGTGCTCAACCGCGAGCTCGCCGCCGACTTCGACGTGGCCGCCTTCACCCACGTCGCGGTGTGGAACGAGGTCGACGAGCGCATCGAGATGCGCCTGCGTGCCCAGCGCGAGATGACGGTGCACCTGTCGGCGCTGGACCTGACCGTCGGCTTCGAGCGCGGCGAGGAACTCCTCACCGAGTACTCCTGCAAGTTCCGCCGCGACGGGGTCCACGAGGAGCTCGCCGAGGCCGGCTTCGTGCTGGAGCAGTGGTGGACCGACCCCGACGAGGACTTCGCGCTGGTCCTGGCCCGGCGCTGA
- a CDS encoding DsbA family protein — translation MSADINFYFDPVCPFAWMTSKWVRMVAAQRDYEAEWRFISLRQVNAHIDYDSHFPEGYEAGHTAGLRLLRVAAHTRHDHGNDAVARLYEALGGRIFESAPLTDAVGPDGLDHRGTVEFTESVLTEVGLPTELAKSLDDEDLDPVIQAETDEALGLTGKDVGTPIIHFQPPEGVAFFGPVISRLPREEEAAELWDHVVGLAGFPGFAELKRSLRELPQLPGLGVEPGDTGAEEDWHGGSRRLKK, via the coding sequence ATGAGCGCCGACATCAACTTCTACTTCGACCCCGTGTGCCCGTTCGCCTGGATGACGAGCAAGTGGGTCCGCATGGTCGCCGCGCAGCGTGACTACGAGGCCGAGTGGCGCTTCATCTCGCTGCGGCAGGTCAACGCGCACATCGACTACGACAGCCACTTCCCCGAGGGCTACGAGGCCGGCCACACCGCCGGACTGCGGCTGCTGCGCGTCGCCGCCCACACCCGGCACGACCACGGCAACGACGCCGTGGCCCGGCTGTACGAGGCATTGGGCGGCCGCATCTTCGAGTCCGCGCCGCTCACCGACGCGGTCGGCCCCGACGGACTCGACCACCGCGGCACGGTGGAGTTCACCGAGTCCGTGCTGACCGAGGTCGGCCTGCCGACCGAGCTGGCCAAGTCGCTGGACGACGAGGACCTCGACCCGGTCATCCAGGCCGAGACCGACGAGGCGCTCGGCCTGACCGGCAAGGATGTCGGTACGCCGATCATCCACTTCCAGCCGCCCGAGGGCGTGGCCTTCTTCGGTCCGGTCATCAGCCGCCTCCCGCGCGAGGAGGAGGCCGCCGAACTGTGGGACCACGTCGTGGGCCTCGCCGGCTTCCCGGGCTTCGCAGAGCTCAAGCGGAGCCTGCGGGAGCTGCCCCAGCTGCCCGGACTCGGCGTGGAGCCGGGCGACACCGGTGCCGAGGAGGACTGGCACGGCGGGAGCCGACGCCTCAAGAAGTGA
- the egtB gene encoding ergothioneine biosynthesis protein EgtB encodes MNAAASTPLSGFDTEVALRRFDEVRAYTEQLAAPLSPEDQTVQSMPDVSPTKWHRAHVTWFFETFVLSEHEQGFAPFQDQYWFLFNSYYEAIGPRYSRPMRGVVSRPGAHDVGDYRTNVDERMRDLLDGLDDGTFAKLAPTVELGFHHEQQHQELLLMDIKHVLSLNPLQPTYAGSPATGHAGPLGWVEFDGGLVEIGHDSAAFSFDNELPPHQQYLQPFRLADRLVTNGEWQQFMADGGYERPEFWLSDGWGKVQAEGWRAPFYWTEADGLWFEHTLHGTHPVDPALPVCHVSHYEADAYAAWAGKRLPTEAEWEHAAREYDAGDPAETANLTSFHPRPAGAPTGELRQLFGDCWEWTGSAYLPYPGFQAAEGAVGEYNGKFMSGQMVLRGGCALTPPGHARASYRNFFPPSARWPVTGVRLADNGGR; translated from the coding sequence GTGAACGCCGCAGCGAGCACTCCCCTGTCCGGGTTCGACACCGAGGTCGCACTCCGTCGCTTCGACGAGGTCCGTGCCTACACCGAGCAGTTGGCCGCCCCCCTGTCCCCGGAGGATCAGACGGTGCAGTCGATGCCGGACGTGTCGCCGACGAAGTGGCACCGCGCCCACGTCACCTGGTTCTTCGAGACCTTCGTGCTCTCCGAGCACGAGCAGGGCTTCGCGCCCTTCCAGGACCAGTACTGGTTCCTGTTCAACTCCTACTACGAAGCGATCGGCCCGCGGTACTCCCGCCCGATGCGCGGCGTCGTCAGCCGCCCGGGCGCCCACGACGTGGGCGACTACCGCACCAACGTCGACGAGCGCATGCGCGACCTCCTCGACGGCCTCGACGACGGCACCTTCGCCAAGCTCGCGCCGACCGTGGAGCTCGGCTTCCACCACGAGCAGCAGCACCAGGAGCTGCTGCTGATGGACATCAAGCACGTCCTCTCGCTCAACCCGCTCCAGCCGACGTACGCCGGGTCCCCGGCCACCGGTCACGCCGGGCCGCTGGGCTGGGTGGAGTTCGACGGCGGCCTGGTCGAGATCGGGCACGACAGCGCCGCGTTCAGCTTCGACAACGAGCTGCCACCCCACCAGCAGTACCTCCAGCCGTTCCGGCTGGCCGACCGGCTGGTCACCAACGGCGAGTGGCAGCAGTTCATGGCCGACGGGGGCTACGAGCGCCCCGAGTTCTGGCTCTCCGACGGCTGGGGCAAGGTCCAGGCCGAGGGATGGCGCGCGCCGTTCTACTGGACCGAGGCCGACGGCCTGTGGTTCGAGCACACGCTGCACGGCACCCACCCGGTCGACCCGGCGCTGCCGGTGTGCCACGTCAGCCACTACGAGGCCGACGCCTACGCCGCCTGGGCCGGCAAACGGCTGCCCACCGAGGCCGAGTGGGAGCACGCCGCGCGCGAGTACGACGCCGGGGACCCCGCCGAGACCGCCAACCTCACCTCGTTCCATCCCCGCCCGGCCGGAGCGCCCACCGGCGAGCTTCGCCAGCTCTTCGGCGACTGCTGGGAGTGGACGGGGTCGGCCTACCTGCCCTACCCCGGGTTCCAGGCCGCCGAGGGCGCGGTCGGCGAGTACAACGGCAAGTTCATGTCCGGCCAGATGGTGTTGCGCGGCGGCTGCGCCCTGACACCTCCGGGACATGCCCGGGCCTCCTACCGCAACTTCTTCCCGCCCAGCGCCCGGTGGCCCGTGACGGGTGTGCGCCTGGCCGACAACGGGGGCCGGTGA